The Lineus longissimus chromosome 2, tnLinLong1.2, whole genome shotgun sequence genome window below encodes:
- the LOC135482916 gene encoding ATP-dependent DNA helicase PIF6-like — MRATLSSNEEPQQFSDFLMTIGDGKYPVTEIPDKITLPKNIRTTDSLSDLIHTIYADIQTNYRNKQWLLERAILAPLNNTVNQINHEVISAFPGQELKYTAINKTLTTEEAVHFPTEFLDSLDIPGLPPHTLRLKKGCPVIILRSLNPPHITNGTRCTIFKTYPNVLEVTILNGPSSGENAFIPRIPLVPSDSDLPFKFQRLQFPMRPCFAMTINKAQGQTFQSIGIDLQEDVFSHGMLYVALSRVGSATGLTLHTPRCPTRNVVFHEVLQSTSNT, encoded by the coding sequence ATGCGTGCAACACTGAGTTCAAACGAGGAACCACAGCAATTCTCCGACTTCCTCATGACCATTGGCGACGGCAAATACCCTGTTactgaaataccagataaaatCACATTACCGAAAAACATCCGCACAACAGACTCATTAAGTGATTTGATCCACACCATCTACGCAGATATCCAAACCAACTACAGGAACAAACAATGGCTCCTTGAAAGAGCTATCCTCGCGCCACTCAACAACACTGTCAACCAGATCAATCACGAAGTCATCAGCGCATTCCCAGGCCAAGAACTTAAATACACCGCCATCAATAAGACGCTCACAACAGAAGAAGCAGTCCACTTCCCGACAGAATTCCTTGATTCTTTGGATATACCAGGACTCCCACCACACACCCTACGGCTAAAAAAAGGCTGCCCAGTGATCATTCTTCGTTCTCTCAACCCGCCGCATATCACGAACGGAACACGCTGCACGATCTTCAAAACATACCCAAACGTCCTAGAGGTCACAATCCTAAACGGCCCATCTTCAGGAGAAAATGCCTTCATACCCCGAATTCCACTGGTACCATCAGACAGCGACCTGCCATTTAAATTCCAAAGGCTACAGTTCCCGATGCGCCCATGCTTTGCGATGACAATAAACAAGGCCCAAGGCCAAACATTCCAGTCCATAGGCATTGACTTACAAGAAGATGTATTCTCACATGGGATGTTATATGTGGCTCTCTCTAGAGTTGGATCCGCTACTGGACTCACCCTGCACACACCCAGATGTCCAACTAGAAATGTTGTCTTTCACGAAGTACTACAAAGCACATCGAACACATAA
- the LOC135482915 gene encoding uncharacterized protein LOC135482915: MPAHGKRKSSLDRKSPAAKRSQTTRNTSENASRRTLEPAPTSAPPAYSYNEDSFVHSTVIGPMNIQCRHCKAVKFKGETPGFCCNNGKLKLPEHPTPPPYLNSLISNANADSTHFLQNIRSYNSAFQMTSFGCNRFLLPGWNPTYTIQGQVCHRIGDLYPDATAQPQFLQIYFVQNLSHELKHRQSITGNGNLRTHLINGLNSLLHAQNKYIRQLKSAVEYLSLQESQDLRVVIHEDKTPQKEHPRRYNAPSGDDVGILMPNEPTATRDIILHQRSGHLQHISELHRAYDALQYPILFPYGTDGYSIYLKSETNKKVTQMQYYAYHLQCRPNNYIIHCRHLFQQFLVDVYCKIETERLLYLRREQRSLRADSYHNLRDSILSNDADPRNVGQRFILPSSYTAGPRYMHERQQDAISYVRLFGRPSLFITTTTNPKWPEILSNLFPHEAATDRPDVVVRVFNQKLKVLMKLLKQGAFGDVQAWLYSVEFQKRGLPHAHLLIWLTPASKITPDVIDSVISAEIPDSIQDKQLHEIVKANMVHGPCGPLNPKSPCIKEGKCTKDFPKSFRQATEQGKDGYPKYRRRMPEDGGNTLTIRRQQQSQAYEIEIDNRWIVPFNPWLLRQMNCHTNVEICSSIKSIKYVLKYVNKGSDQAIFSIQNNDRDEIKKYQDARYVSSMEAAHRILGYPMHEHFPPVMQLAIHLENGQRVYFDANNALQHALSAPPKTTLTEFFVLCKTDPFAATLLYVETPQYYTWNSQMKQWNRRKRGAVHPQYPGQQFRDQLAEDFIHKTGDQEDSHNQCLQEIEKQLLSMPGSTTLDKYGLPIPSVQHNDHTVEYRRYTNYPVEDQNQYVALHQPTLTDEQQNIYNRLVNKVDTAEPGLIFLDAPGGTGKTYLLKLLLAKVRSSGQVAIATASSGIAATLLPGGRTLHAMFKVPLDVQNRDMPTWRIELFMKLSTERSKTLLGTGNHLEVSPLSYVETSAKYSL, encoded by the exons ATGCCAGCACACGGGAAACGAAAATCATCCCTGGATCGAAAGAGCCCCGCTGCCAAACGATCACAAACAACTCGAAATACATCAGAAAATGCAAGTCGTCGTACACTGGAACCAGCCCCAACATCTGCTCCACCAGCATATTCGTACAATGAGGACAGCTTCGTTCATTCCACAGTTATAGGTCCCATGAACATTCAGTGCAGACATTGCAAAGCCGTAAAATTCAAAGGAGAGACACCAGGATTCTGTTGCAATAATGGCAAGCTAAAATTGCCTGAACATCCAACTCCTCCCCCATACTTGAACTCGCTCATATCCAATGCAAATGCAGATTCAACGCATTTCCTACAAAACATCCGTTCATACAACTCTGCCTTTCAAATGACGTCCTTCGGATGCAACCGATTTCTCCTTCCAGGTTGGAATCCAACCTATACTATCCAAGGTCAAGTATGCCATCGCATCGGTGATTTGTACCCAGATGCCACTGCACAGCCACAGTTCCTCCAAATATACTTCGTCCAAAACCTATCACACGAACTCAAACACCGTCAGAGCATTACTGGCAATGGAAACTTAAGAACTCACCTCATCAATGGGCTCAATTCACTCCTACATGCACAGAATAAATACATCCGACAGTTGAAAAGTGCAGTTGAATACCTCTCTCTCCAGGAGTCACAAGACCTACGAGTTGTAATTCATGAAGACAAAACACCTCAGAAGGAACATCCACGTCGATACAATGCACCATCCGGGGACGATGTCGGTATCCTAATGCCTAATGAACCTACAGCCACAAGAGACATCATACTGCACCAACGTTCAGGACATTTGCAGCATATCTCAGAACTACACAGAGCGTATGATGCGCTACAATACCCAATTCTATTCCCTTACGGCACAGACGGCTACAGCATCTATTTAAAATCTGAAACAAACAAGAAAGTGACTCAAATGCAATACTATGCATACCATCTCCAGTGCCGGCCAAATAACTACATCATTCATTGTAGACACCTCTTCCAACAATTCCTGGTAGATGTGTATTGCAAAATTGAAACTGAACGCTTACTATACCTCCGCCGAGAACAACGATCACTTCGAGCTGATTCCTATCACAATCTACGTGACTCCATCTTGAGCAATGATGCTGATCCACGCAACGTTGGTCAGCGTTTCATACTACCATCCTCATATACAGCTGGTCCACGTTACATGCACGAGAGACAACAGGATGCGATCAGTTACGTCCGCCTTTTCGGCCGACCAAGCTTATTCATCACCACAACAaccaatccaaaatggcctgaAATATTGAGCAACCTCTTCCCTCATGAAGCCGCAACAGACCGACCAGATGTCGTCGTCAGAGTCTTCAACCAGAAGTTGAAGGTGCTGATGAAGTTGTTGAAACAAGGTGCCTTTGGAGATGTACAAGCATGGCTGTATTCTGTAGAATTTCAGAAACGCGGGCTGCCTCACGCACATCTCCTTATCTGGCTAACCCCTGCCAGTAAAatcacgcctgacgtcattgattctgtcatatctgctgaaattCCTGATTCCATTCAAGACAAACAGCTGCACGAAATTGTCAAAGCCAACATGGTGCATGGCCCGTGTGGGCCGTTGAACCCAAAAAGCCCATGCATAAAGGAAGGCAAATGTACAAAAGACTTCCCAAAGAGCTTCAGGCAAGCAACAGAACAGGGTAAAGATGGCTACCCAAAATATCGTCGACGAATGCCTGAAGATGGTGGCAACACTCTGACAATTCGACGACAGCAACAAAGTCAAGCGTACGAAATCGAAATTGACAATCGCTGGATTGTACCATTCAACCCCTGGCTGCTGAGGCAAATGAACTGCCACACCAATGTAGAAATTTGCTCCTCTATCAAGAGCATCAAGTATGTTCTGAAGTATGTGAATAAGGGCTCAGACCAGGCCATTTTTAGTATACAGAACAACGACAgggatgaaataaaaaagtaccAAGATGCCAGATATGTCAGCAGTATGGAGGCAGCCCACCGCATCTTAGGCTACCCAATGCATGAACACTTCCCGCCAGTCATGCAACTCGCCATACACCTCGAAAATGGACAACGTGTGTACTTCGACGCCAACAATGCCTTACAACATGCACTAAGTGCACCACCCAAAACCACACTAACTGAGTTCTTCGTCCTTTGCAAAACTGATCCGTTTGCAGCTACACTTCTTTATGTTGAGACTCCACAATACTACACTTGGAACAGCCAAATGAAGCAGTGGAACCGCCGTAAGCGAGGTGCAGTGCATCCACAATACCCAG GGCAGCAATTCCGCGACCAACTAGCTGAAGACTTCATCCATAAAactggggaccaagaagacagCCACAATCAGTGCCTTCAGGAGATAGAGAAACAACTACTCTCAATGCCAGGCAGCACAACCCTGGACAAGTATGGATTACCCATCCCAAGCGTCCAACACAATGACCACACTGTTGAATACAGACGCTACACAAATTACCCCGTAGAAGACCAAAACCAATATGTGGCGCTCCATCAACCCACATTGACAGACGAACAACAGAACATCTACAACAGATTAGTCAACAAAGTAGACACTGCTGAACCAGGACTCATCTTCCTCGATGCGCCAGGAGGCACAGGCAAAACGTATCTTCTGAAACTATTGCTAGCCAAAGTACGGTCTTCTGGTCAAGTCGCAATTGCAACAGCATCAAGTGGCATTGCAGCCACCCTACTTCCAGGAGGGAGGACTCTTCATGCCATGTTCAAAGTGCCTCTGGATGTCCAAAACCGAGACATGCCCACATGGCGCATAGAACTGTTTATGAAGCTATCGACCGAACGATCAAAGACATTACTGGGAACCGGGAACCATTTGGAGGTATCCCCACTATCTTATGTGGAGACTTCCGCCAAATACTCCCTGTAG